The proteins below come from a single Oscillospiraceae bacterium genomic window:
- a CDS encoding serine hydrolase, producing MKKFCAILFSFVLIVVLALPAAAEGESAALSDTAPALTAPAAYVVNLDTNIVVYDKNSEVPLSAASLTKMMTTLLLLESYQDQLDSISLTAPSYIYDLIWEQSTNASTADIRRGETQSLRNLLYAMLLPSGNEAAYIVADYMGGGSIDNFVAMMNDEAAAIGCTGTTFVDPCGLNPNNITTARDAYLILRALTAYDVFATVAGTPTYDMGTNSRYTTPGTYILQNTDKLITNSSYHRDYTKGGKTGSLGEWQNFAGWHSQDGESYISVVLNVPMESDEGGRPALLETGTLMDWVFATYTIAPALDPTQPITEVRVAYSTQADTVMLYPVDNMMTLLPREGGAALTEQVFHVPDQLPAPIRQGDVVGTVTLTIQGEIIGTTDLIAGSDVSRNQLLYTLSRVREFFSSTYCKVVVMLTMLVIGVYLIFTVGRILRIWSKEM from the coding sequence ATGAAAAAATTCTGCGCGATACTCTTTTCCTTCGTGCTTATTGTGGTGCTGGCCCTGCCGGCGGCCGCAGAAGGGGAGAGTGCTGCCCTCTCTGACACAGCCCCGGCACTTACGGCCCCGGCTGCCTATGTGGTCAACCTCGACACAAACATCGTTGTCTATGACAAAAACAGCGAGGTGCCGCTTTCGGCTGCGAGCCTGACCAAGATGATGACAACGCTGCTTCTGCTGGAAAGCTATCAAGACCAGCTCGACTCGATCAGCCTGACTGCGCCGAGTTATATCTATGATCTGATCTGGGAGCAAAGCACCAACGCCTCGACCGCTGACATCCGCCGGGGCGAGACGCAGAGCCTGCGCAATCTGCTGTACGCCATGCTGCTGCCCAGCGGCAACGAGGCTGCCTACATCGTGGCCGACTATATGGGCGGCGGCAGCATTGACAACTTTGTTGCGATGATGAACGACGAGGCCGCCGCCATAGGCTGCACTGGCACGACCTTTGTGGACCCCTGCGGCCTGAACCCCAACAACATCACCACCGCGCGGGATGCCTACCTGATCCTGCGGGCGCTGACGGCCTACGATGTGTTTGCCACCGTTGCCGGCACCCCGACCTACGACATGGGCACCAACAGCCGCTACACAACACCCGGCACCTATATTTTGCAGAACACCGACAAGCTCATCACCAACAGCAGCTACCACCGGGACTACACCAAGGGCGGCAAGACCGGCAGCCTTGGCGAATGGCAGAACTTTGCGGGCTGGCACAGCCAGGACGGTGAAAGCTACATCAGCGTTGTGCTGAATGTGCCGATGGAAAGCGATGAGGGCGGCCGCCCCGCCCTGCTTGAGACCGGCACCCTGATGGACTGGGTGTTTGCGACCTACACCATCGCCCCCGCGCTGGACCCCACCCAGCCCATCACCGAGGTCCGGGTTGCCTACTCCACACAGGCCGACACCGTCATGCTTTACCCGGTCGATAACATGATGACCCTGCTGCCACGGGAGGGCGGCGCAGCCCTGACCGAGCAGGTATTCCATGTGCCGGATCAGCTGCCCGCCCCCATCCGGCAGGGCGATGTCGTGGGCACCGTGACACTGACCATTCAGGGCGAGATCATCGGTACCACAGACCTGATCGCGGGCAGCGATGTCTCGCGCAATCAGCTTTTGTATACGCTGTCCCGCGTGCGGGAGTTTTTTTCCAGCACGTATTGCAAGGTAGTCGTCATGCTGACGATGCTCGTCATCGGCGTCTATCTGATTTTTACCGTCGGCCGCATCCTGCGTATCTGGAGCAAGGAAATGTAA
- the recG gene encoding ATP-dependent DNA helicase RecG encodes MATINDSVQYLKGVGPAFAKKFEKLGIYTIRDLLLCYPRKYIDYTQPYTVVSAPYDTDCCVRATVLQKEPPRRITGGRVMSRVLAADDSGILTLTWFNAAYAADNLTVGESYYFEGRIGGALTRRELLHPLVRTEAQVAACPFVAVYPGTEGLPASRHAACAHAALAFADELTDPLPPALLTRYRMPAKAQAVRAIHAPQNAADLAAARRRLIFEELYLLQIGIFLLRSHGRNRTSAPMHPLDLGPFWRSLPYPPTGAQRRSTEEIVSDLCGEVPMNRLLQGDVGSGKTLVAAAAIWFAAQNGWQSALLAPTEILARQHAATLADRLEPFGVNVTLLVGGMKAKERRIALSAIADGRAGLVVGTHAVLTDTVEFKNLGLAIVDEQHRFGVRQRGLLAGKAQSPHLLVMSATPIPRTLGLLMYGDLDISVLDELPPGRKPVKTWFITGKKRRDMYGFLDKQIEAGHQVYIVCPAIEENETSGGLQAVTTYYTETACALLPHRRIGLLHGKLKPKEKDEVMQKFKAGELDVLVSTTVIEVGVDVPNATVMVIENAERFGLSALHQLRGRVGRGAADSCCILISDNVNEPVRERLQFLCRTPDGFAVAKYDLETRGPGDFFGAAQHGLPTLRVADLVQDTKTLRVAQDEAKALLAKDPNLIDPAHRALSDEVERLFETAGAMN; translated from the coding sequence ATGGCCACCATCAACGATTCCGTCCAATACCTCAAGGGTGTCGGCCCGGCCTTTGCCAAAAAGTTTGAAAAGCTCGGCATCTATACCATCCGCGACCTGCTTTTGTGCTACCCGCGCAAATACATTGACTACACCCAGCCCTACACCGTTGTGTCAGCACCCTATGACACCGACTGCTGCGTGCGCGCCACCGTGCTGCAGAAGGAGCCGCCCCGCCGCATCACCGGCGGGCGCGTCATGAGCCGCGTGCTTGCGGCGGATGATTCCGGCATCCTGACCCTGACATGGTTCAACGCGGCCTACGCGGCCGACAATCTCACGGTGGGGGAGAGCTACTACTTTGAGGGGCGCATCGGCGGGGCGCTGACCCGCCGCGAGCTGCTGCACCCGCTGGTGCGCACCGAGGCACAGGTTGCGGCCTGCCCCTTCGTGGCGGTCTACCCCGGCACAGAGGGGCTGCCTGCCAGCCGCCATGCGGCCTGCGCCCACGCGGCGCTTGCCTTTGCGGACGAGCTGACCGACCCGCTGCCCCCTGCGCTGCTGACCCGCTACCGGATGCCCGCCAAAGCGCAGGCGGTGCGGGCCATCCATGCCCCGCAGAATGCCGCCGACCTCGCCGCCGCAAGGCGCAGGCTCATCTTTGAGGAGCTGTATCTGCTGCAGATCGGCATCTTTCTTTTGCGCAGCCACGGGCGCAACCGGACCAGCGCACCGATGCACCCGCTGGATCTGGGGCCGTTCTGGCGCAGTCTGCCGTACCCGCCCACCGGGGCGCAGCGCCGCTCGACCGAGGAGATCGTGAGCGACCTGTGCGGCGAGGTGCCGATGAACCGGCTTTTGCAGGGCGATGTCGGCAGCGGCAAGACACTCGTTGCCGCTGCGGCCATCTGGTTTGCCGCCCAAAACGGCTGGCAGAGCGCCCTGCTGGCCCCGACTGAGATCTTGGCCCGGCAGCACGCCGCAACGCTGGCCGACCGGCTTGAGCCGTTCGGCGTCAATGTCACACTGCTGGTCGGCGGCATGAAGGCCAAGGAGAGGCGCATCGCACTGTCGGCCATTGCGGACGGCCGCGCCGGTCTTGTTGTCGGCACCCATGCGGTTTTAACCGATACGGTGGAATTTAAAAATCTCGGCCTTGCCATCGTGGACGAGCAGCACCGCTTCGGCGTGCGGCAGCGCGGCCTGCTGGCCGGTAAGGCACAAAGCCCGCATCTGCTGGTCATGAGCGCAACGCCCATCCCGCGCACGCTGGGGCTTTTGATGTACGGCGACCTCGACATCTCCGTGCTGGACGAACTGCCCCCCGGCCGCAAGCCGGTCAAGACATGGTTCATCACCGGCAAAAAGCGGCGGGACATGTACGGCTTTCTCGACAAGCAGATCGAGGCCGGGCATCAGGTGTACATCGTCTGCCCCGCCATTGAGGAAAACGAGACCTCCGGCGGCCTGCAGGCCGTGACGACCTATTATACCGAGACCGCCTGTGCGCTGCTGCCCCACCGCCGCATCGGCCTGCTGCACGGCAAGCTCAAACCCAAGGAAAAGGACGAGGTCATGCAGAAATTCAAGGCAGGGGAGCTGGATGTGCTGGTCTCGACCACCGTCATCGAGGTCGGCGTCGATGTCCCCAACGCCACGGTCATGGTCATTGAGAACGCCGAGCGGTTCGGCCTGTCGGCCCTGCACCAGCTGCGCGGGCGCGTGGGCCGCGGCGCGGCAGACTCCTGCTGCATTTTGATCTCTGACAATGTGAATGAGCCGGTGCGGGAGCGGCTGCAGTTTTTGTGCCGCACCCCGGACGGCTTTGCCGTGGCAAAGTACGATCTGGAAACGCGCGGCCCGGGTGATTTCTTCGGCGCCGCCCAGCACGGCCTGCCGACGCTGCGGGTCGCAGATCTTGTGCAGGACACCAAAACACTGCGGGTCGCACAGGACGAGGCCAAGGCCCTGCTTGCGAAGGATCCGAACCTCATCGACCCGGCCCACCGTGCGCTCTCCGATGAGGTGGAGCGGCTGTTTGAGACCGCCGGGGCGATGAATTAG
- a CDS encoding DAK2 domain-containing protein has protein sequence MITGQTLRDAILSGANNIANQRTRVDELNVFPVPDGDTGTNMSMTIGAARAELEAMPDSCTVAEASKTAASAMLRGARGNSGVITSLLFRGFSKALKDKTEASAADLAAALQQGVEAAYKAVMKPTEGTILTVSRLAAEKAAECTGMEVPAMWDATLQAGQAALDDTPNLLPVLKKAGVVDAGGQGIMLIFEGMKQVFDGGEIIAGAEVAAKPKVSSEAAGKGVFADDLMKVEDIKNGYCTQFLLHKDEGASVARLRAFLESNGDSVVVIEDDDVANCHVHTSDPGMMLSEAIKYGYLTNFKIENMHEQFLARQKQAKGLEKQAEAEENQTSEFTYAAVDPEREYGFVAVAAGEGLKAVFGDLGVDAVVSGGQTMNPSTEDILAAIQSVPAKTVLVLPNNKNIIMASEQAQKLADRKVIVLPTRTVPQGMTAMLNFDPDLKPEENAVAMMQAADHVNTGLITYAARDSEFDGKPIRKGELMALENGKIVATGTDLAKTTYRLARAMKKKDTQFITVISGCDVSDEDAEKTTDLVRAKCGGNIEVSHISGGQPVYYYMISVE, from the coding sequence ATGATTACTGGCCAGACCCTGCGTGACGCCATCCTTTCCGGCGCCAACAATATTGCCAACCAGCGCACCCGCGTGGATGAGCTGAATGTTTTCCCCGTGCCGGACGGTGATACCGGCACGAACATGAGCATGACCATCGGCGCAGCCCGCGCCGAGCTGGAGGCCATGCCCGACAGCTGCACCGTGGCCGAAGCCAGCAAGACCGCTGCCTCCGCCATGCTGCGCGGCGCACGCGGCAACTCCGGCGTTATCACAAGCCTTTTGTTCCGCGGCTTCTCCAAGGCGCTGAAGGATAAGACCGAGGCCTCCGCCGCCGACCTTGCCGCCGCGCTGCAGCAGGGTGTCGAGGCCGCCTACAAGGCCGTCATGAAGCCCACCGAGGGCACCATTCTGACCGTCTCCCGCTTGGCAGCCGAGAAGGCTGCCGAATGCACCGGCATGGAGGTTCCCGCCATGTGGGACGCCACCCTGCAGGCCGGTCAGGCTGCGCTGGACGATACCCCCAACCTGCTGCCCGTGCTGAAAAAGGCCGGTGTGGTGGACGCCGGCGGTCAGGGCATCATGCTGATCTTTGAGGGCATGAAGCAGGTATTCGACGGCGGCGAGATCATCGCCGGTGCCGAGGTCGCCGCCAAGCCCAAGGTCTCCAGCGAGGCCGCCGGCAAGGGCGTCTTTGCCGATGACCTGATGAAGGTCGAGGACATCAAGAACGGCTACTGCACCCAGTTCCTGCTGCACAAGGACGAGGGTGCCAGCGTTGCCCGTCTGCGCGCGTTTTTGGAGTCCAACGGCGATTCCGTTGTCGTGATCGAGGACGATGATGTGGCCAACTGCCATGTCCACACCTCCGACCCCGGCATGATGCTGAGCGAGGCCATCAAGTACGGCTACCTGACGAACTTCAAGATCGAGAACATGCATGAGCAGTTCCTCGCCCGCCAGAAGCAGGCCAAGGGTCTGGAGAAGCAGGCCGAGGCCGAGGAGAACCAGACGAGCGAGTTCACCTACGCTGCCGTTGACCCCGAGCGCGAGTACGGCTTTGTGGCCGTGGCCGCCGGCGAGGGCCTGAAGGCTGTGTTCGGCGATCTGGGCGTGGATGCCGTTGTCAGCGGCGGTCAGACGATGAACCCCTCCACCGAGGACATTCTGGCCGCGATCCAGAGTGTACCTGCCAAGACGGTGCTGGTGCTGCCCAACAACAAGAACATCATCATGGCCTCTGAGCAGGCCCAGAAGCTGGCCGACCGCAAGGTCATCGTGCTGCCCACCCGCACCGTGCCCCAGGGCATGACGGCCATGCTGAACTTTGACCCCGACCTGAAGCCGGAGGAGAACGCTGTTGCCATGATGCAGGCGGCCGACCATGTCAACACCGGTCTGATCACCTACGCCGCGCGCGACAGCGAGTTTGACGGCAAGCCCATCCGCAAGGGTGAGCTGATGGCGCTGGAGAACGGCAAGATCGTGGCCACCGGCACCGATCTGGCCAAGACGACCTACCGTCTGGCCCGCGCCATGAAGAAGAAGGACACCCAGTTCATCACGGTCATTTCCGGCTGTGATGTCAGTGACGAGGACGCCGAAAAGACGACCGATCTGGTGCGCGCCAAGTGCGGCGGCAACATTGAGGTCAGCCACATCAGCGGCGGCCAGCCGGTCTACTACTACATGATCTCTGTAGAGTGA
- a CDS encoding Asp23/Gls24 family envelope stress response protein, with product MITKVNPYGHISLTNDYFSGLVEQAAKQCYGIAAMGQAPAESVVRSALRTGSLPPKGVTVTQEGGKLVIALHIKVGFGLNISTITQSITHRVKDEVELATGLKVARIDVYVDDVIAD from the coding sequence ATGATCACCAAGGTCAATCCCTATGGACATATCTCCCTGACGAACGACTACTTCTCCGGCTTGGTGGAGCAGGCCGCCAAGCAGTGCTACGGCATTGCCGCCATGGGTCAGGCCCCGGCCGAAAGCGTTGTACGCAGCGCCCTGCGCACCGGCAGTCTGCCGCCGAAGGGTGTCACCGTCACGCAGGAGGGCGGCAAGCTGGTCATCGCCCTGCACATCAAGGTCGGGTTCGGCCTGAATATTTCGACCATCACCCAGAGCATTACCCACCGCGTCAAAGACGAAGTTGAACTTGCCACCGGCTTAAAGGTCGCCCGCATTGATGTCTATGTGGACGATGTCATTGCCGACTAA
- a CDS encoding CBS domain-containing protein — MNLLFFLTPKQDVLYIYEDFTLRQTLEKWSNQRYATIPVLKRNGEYVGSITEGDILWAMKNLHGLDLEASEDVPISSFPRRRDYKPVTVTTDMATLLKAAIDQNFVPVVDDRNVFIGMVRRTVLLRELYDKYTTLPPDKRFQSSHPPM; from the coding sequence ATGAACCTTTTATTCTTTTTGACACCCAAGCAGGATGTCTTGTACATTTACGAGGATTTCACCCTGCGCCAGACACTTGAAAAATGGTCAAACCAGCGCTATGCCACCATCCCGGTGCTGAAACGCAACGGCGAATATGTGGGCAGCATCACCGAGGGGGATATCCTCTGGGCGATGAAAAATCTGCACGGGCTGGATCTGGAGGCCAGCGAGGATGTGCCGATCTCAAGCTTTCCCCGCCGCCGCGACTATAAGCCCGTGACGGTCACGACCGATATGGCGACCCTGCTCAAGGCGGCCATCGACCAGAACTTTGTGCCGGTGGTGGATGACCGCAATGTGTTTATCGGCATGGTGCGCCGTACCGTGCTGCTGCGGGAGCTGTACGACAAATATACGACCCTGCCGCCCGACAAGCGGTTCCAAAGCAGTCACCCGCCGATGTAA
- a CDS encoding gamma-glutamyl-gamma-aminobutyrate hydrolase family protein — protein MKQPLIGIVPLVDEARESYWMLPGYMQGVEQAGGVPIMLPLTADAAALRQLADTCDGFLLTGGQDVSPALYGAAPTPQCGETCPARDAMEARLLDLALAADKPVLGICRGIQFLNVHLGGTLYQDLPAEHPSAANHHQTPPYDAPVHSVTLTAGSPLWVLLGKDTLAVNSLHHQAIKTIAPGLAAMAVSEDGLTEAVCLPDKRFVWAVQWHPEFSYRVNGDSRKIFKAFVGAC, from the coding sequence ATGAAACAGCCTTTGATTGGGATCGTGCCGCTGGTGGATGAGGCGCGCGAGAGTTACTGGATGCTGCCCGGCTATATGCAGGGCGTGGAGCAGGCGGGCGGCGTGCCCATTATGCTGCCGCTGACGGCTGATGCCGCCGCACTGCGGCAGCTGGCCGATACCTGCGATGGCTTTTTGCTGACGGGCGGGCAGGATGTTTCCCCTGCCCTGTACGGCGCCGCGCCGACGCCGCAGTGCGGCGAGACCTGCCCTGCGCGCGATGCGATGGAAGCACGGCTGCTTGACCTTGCGCTGGCGGCGGACAAGCCCGTGCTGGGCATCTGCCGCGGCATTCAGTTTTTGAATGTCCATCTTGGCGGTACACTGTATCAGGACCTGCCCGCTGAGCACCCTTCGGCGGCAAACCACCACCAGACGCCGCCCTACGATGCGCCGGTACACAGTGTGACGCTGACGGCCGGCAGCCCGCTTTGGGTACTTTTGGGCAAGGATACGCTGGCTGTGAACAGCCTGCATCATCAGGCCATAAAAACGATTGCGCCGGGGCTGGCGGCTATGGCTGTCTCGGAGGATGGACTGACGGAGGCCGTATGCCTGCCTGATAAAAGGTTCGTCTGGGCTGTGCAGTGGCACCCCGAATTTTCGTACCGTGTGAATGGGGACAGCCGAAAGATTTTTAAGGCGTTTGTGGGTGCGTGTTAA